The nucleotide window CAATATTCAAGATCTCTTGATTCCTGAGATTCTTGTTACATTCTTCCCATCTTAGAAcgttttaattatttctttacatAACTCATagatttgattatttcttgttcatagaaagaaaaaatagaaaaccaacGCAAATCAACAtgtctttatttatatttcagtATCTGAGATGACAGTATTTCCTTCATCATCAGTCTACCACAGGACACCCAGAATCTGGATATAACTCAGTGGAACCATGTAAAAAGGCAAACTTTCATAAATACAACTATGATTACCTATATTGGTAAATCttcattactttttatttgttattttcttagaaaagatgttatgaatttctttaaaaacatttaaaatgaatacATTAACAAATATTCTTCAGTGACTACAGAAATCAGGATATTCTCCTATGGACAATGGATATTGCCATACAGAGCATATGTGCAGCTACGATCAATGTGGAATTCATAATTGGGAGTGCTGCAAATGGATTTATAGTGCTGGTGAACATCATAGACTGGGTCAAGAGGAGGAAGATCTCTTCAGTGGATCAGATCATCACTGCTTTGGCAATCTCCAGAATAAATATGCTGTGGTTTACATTTATTGTTACACTAATATCTTCACTCTATCCGGATTTAGAAATGACTGTGAAAAtggtaagaataaaaaataacatcTGGGTTATTGCAAATCATTTTAGTATCTGGCTGGCTACCACGCtcagcatattttattttctcaagataGCCAATTTTTCTAACTATATTTTTCTATACCTAAAGTGGAGGTTTAAAAAGGTGGTTTCTGTGACATTGCTGCTGTctctgctctttttgtttgtaaatattttagcaATGAACATACATATTGATGATTGGacagaaaaatgcaaaagaaatccATCTTACAATTCCACATCAAAGTATTACATACAATTTTACAgacttatatatttaattaacacaatgtTCACATTCATTCCGTTCACTGTGTCTCTGATCATTTTTAccctgctcatcttctccctgtggACACATCTGAAGAACATGCAGCACAACATTAAAGACACCAGAGACCCCAGCACCATGGCCCACATAAATGCCCTGCAAACGATGGTcacctttctccttttctatgTAGTTTTCTTTATGTCTCTTGCCACACAAGCTTGGGTCTCTCagtttctagagaaaaaaaatttgcTTTTTGCTGCACTTATAATTACTTTTCCTTCAGTCCACTCATGTGTTCTGATTCTGAGAAATAGCAAACTGAGGCAGGCTTCTCTCTTGGTGGTGTGGTGGCTTAGGTGCAGGTCCAAATATGTATAAGCCTTTGTCCCCTGATACACTTTGTTGACGATTTTTAATAGTAAGGAAAGAAATTGCTTTGTTAAAGATTCTTGTTTATTAGCtatttatattttcaagttttgttttgaaCGTATAGAAGCATTTTAGAATAAAAGACTGATCATTTTACAATTCTACATTTTACCAAAATAGAGCCTTGCTACAATCAtatcaggagaaaaaaatgaaaagagtagATAGAAATATGGAAAGCTGTTATAATTCATTATATTTCaatatttaggagaaaaaaataataggttctaataaattaaatacatttttccatTGTGAATGATAGATTcctataatgatattttattttctaaacaaaacTAGAATCTGACTTTATGTAAATTAAAGACCTGTTTCTCTTATAAAGTGATATTTATGATAATACCTTCCTAGTACATTTTctgtatgaatatattttatattgtcagGTTCCAAATCCAGAGACTGAACAAGTAACAACTTTGAAGTCCATGGATGTCTTATCTTAGGACTTCTAACATAAAGTCAATTTCATGTATCTGAGGGATGTATTTGAGAAAGTAAGGGAGAACACATATAAAGTTCTTTCCACTACTGCCTATCCGTAACACTCAGAAGTACCCTGACCTCTGATACTACCTGGTTTCATGAAAATGTCTTATGTCTTTTCATTGGGCTCAGTGCTTAGAAGGAACACAGCTGTGGGACAagggtcttttatcctgtcacttacATTGTACTATTTTAATAagatgctgattggctagtagccaggcaggaagtgtaggcagaatgatcaggcaggcaggaagtttaggtaGGGCGAGGGGAA belongs to Microtus pennsylvanicus isolate mMicPen1 chromosome 8, mMicPen1.hap1, whole genome shotgun sequence and includes:
- the LOC142855763 gene encoding taste receptor type 2 member 125-like, producing MDIAIQSICAATINVEFIIGSAANGFIVLVNIIDWVKRRKISSVDQIITALAISRINMLWFTFIVTLISSLYPDLEMTVKMVRIKNNIWVIANHFSIWLATTLSIFYFLKIANFSNYIFLYLKWRFKKVVSVTLLLSLLFLFVNILAMNIHIDDWTEKCKRNPSYNSTSKYYIQFYRLIYLINTMFTFIPFTVSLIIFTLLIFSLWTHLKNMQHNIKDTRDPSTMAHINALQTMVTFLLFYVVFFMSLATQAWVSQFLEKKNLLFAALIITFPSVHSCVLILRNSKLRQASLLVVWWLRCRSKYV